A window of Candidatus Coatesbacteria bacterium genomic DNA:
GCGCCTCTCCCGCCTGGTGGCCCTGGAGCGCGAGAAGCTGGCCGACGAGTACCAGAAGCTGCGTGAGCAGATCGCCTACCTCGAGGAGCTCCTCGGCGACCGGGGCAAGGTGCTGGAGGTCATCCGCGAGGAAACGGCGGAAGTCGCCGCCGCCCACGCCGACGAACGCCGCACCGCCATCGTCGAGGACGAGGGCGAGATCGACATCACCGACCTGATCGCCGACGAATCCACCGTCGTCGCCATCACCCACCAGGGCTACATCAAGCGCCTGCCGCCGGACACCTACCGCGCTCAGGGTCGCGGCGGCCGCGGCGTCACCGGCTTCTCCACCAAGGACGAGGACTTCGTCGAGAGCCTCTTCGTCGCCCAAACCCACGACCATCTGCTCTGCTTCACCACCGCAGGACGTTGCTACTGGCTCAAGGTCTATCGGATCCCCGAGGCTTCCCGCGTCGCCCGGGGCACCTACATCGCCAACCTGCTGCAATTGCGCGACGAGGAGCGCATCACCGCCGTCGTACCCGTCCGCGACCTCGAAGAGCCCGAACGCTACCTGGTGATGGCCACCGCCCGGGGCAAAGTCAAGCGCACCGCGCTGATCGACTTCTCCAACCCCCGACGCGACGGCATCATCGCCGTCAGCCTGGCCTCAGACGACCGCCTGATCGGCGTCCGCCTCACCAACGGCAAACGCGAAATCCTGCTGGCCACCAGCTACGGCCGGGCCATCCGCTTCGACGAGGACCAGGTCCGCTGCATGGGCCGTAACGCCCAGGGCGTCATCGGTGTCCGCCTGGAAAACGACGACGACTACGTCATCGGCATGATCACCGTCGACCCCGGCGCCAGCGTCGGCCACGTCCTGACCGCCACCGACAAGGGCTACGGCAAACGTACACCCCTCGGCGAGTACTCGACCAAGAACCGCGGAGGCAAAGGCCTGATCAATATCCGCACCACGCCGCGTATCGGCAAGGCCGTCTCGATGCGCTACGTCGCCGACGGCGAAGAGCTGCTGCTGATCAGCGAACACGGCATGGTCATCCGTATCTCCGCCGCCGCCGTCTCCGCCCAGGGCCGCAATACCCAGGGGGTGCGACTGATGCGCCTCGAAGAGGGCGACACCCTCTCCGCCGTGGCCCTGCTGGCCGAGGAATCCGTGCAGTCCGCTGACGACGGCGACGTCGTCAAGGACCACGAGGACCAAGACTAGACGACGCCACCGGCGGATGCAACATAGCGAGGTCGGCTCCCCCGGGAGCCGACCATTTTTATACTAAAGCCCAAGCCTCCGACCCAGCGTCAAGAAACACCGCCCGGCGCCGGGGCCCTTGAAAAACAGCCACGACGATGGCGCGAAAACCCCTAACCAGCAGGGGCCGGAACTGGCACGGTTTTTGCATCTCGGCGACCGTTACCGACGATGATAACGGTTCGCCTCCGCAAAAACCGTGCCAGTTCCGGCCCCGGCGAGGCAGCGACGCCCTCGGGGCGGCCGGAGGCTGTTTTTCAAGGGCCCCTTGGGCGGTTGTTGGTGTCGGGAGGTTGAGTACGGGTAAAGAACCCAACCGCCGTGGGGGTTGGGTTTGGATGATGAAGGTATTGTGCGTTGCGTTTAGACGCCGGGCTCGGGCAGGAAGAAGCGGGCGGGATTGAGGTTGCGGCCGCCCTTGATGACCTCGTAGTGCAGCTTGGGGCCGAAGGTCCTCCCGGTGTTGCCGACGGTGGCGATGGGCTGGGCCCGGGTGACCTGCTGGCCGGGCTGGACGTAGACCCGTTGCAGGTGGGTGTAGACGGTGCGGTAGTAGCCGCCGTGGTCGATGATCAGCTTGAGGCCGAAGTTGCCTTCGTGCTCGGCTGAGACGACGGTGCCGTCTGCCGGGGCCAGTACGGGCGTGCCCAGGGGGGCGGTGATGGCGATTCCGCGATGGAAATAGGTCCGGCCGGTGTACTCGCTGAGGCGGTTGCCGAAGCCGGCGGTGACGTAGCAATCCTCACCGGCCACGGGACGCAGGGAGGGGGTGAAGCGAACCAGGGCGGGATCGGTCTCCAGATTGGCTTCGATGGCCGTCAATCCTTCGGCCAGGTGGCGGGCGCGTTCTACGAGGCGGCCGATGGCCTGGCGTCCGGCGGCGCCGCCCTCGCGCACCGCTTCCAGGGGTAGGCTGCTTTCGAAGGCCTGTTCCAGGGCTTCGAGGATGTCCGGGCTCTGCAGGTCGACGTTGGGGTTGATTTCCTGGAGGCGTTCGATCAGCTCGTCGAGGCTGGCGACCTCGTTTTCGAGTTTGTTGATCTGTTCCTGGAACATCGCCAGTTGCTCCTGCTGGTCGACGGTGCGCTCACGCAGGGTCAGCAGGCGTTGTTCATCGACGGCCTGCTGGGCGAAGCGGATGCCCAGCACGACCAGGGTGGTGATGATCGCCGCGGCGACCAGCCCGATCAGCAGGAGCAGCCAGTAGGGCAGGTGGCGGTCGCGCACCTGACCTTCGGAGTGGGGGACGATCTTGACGGTGATCCCCCGGCGGCTCATCAGCCAGCGTCCCAGTTTACCCATGTTCGGCCGGACCTCCCGGGCGGACGGCCTGGAGCGTGAAGGGTCGCTCCGCGTACTCGTTTACGGCGCCTAGCTGCGGGCTTTCTGCACGATCAACTCGCCGTTGCGCAGCAGGACGCGCAGTTTGGGGTTGCGATCCGCCGTTCCGCTGTAGAGTCGCGTCGTCGCCGGCACCAGCACGCGGCGCTGGAAGGTGTTCTTGAGGTAGTTGGCACCGAAGTTGGCCGAGTAGCCCCATTGGGCCACCAGTCTCAGGGCCTGGTCGGTGACCTCGAGGCTGACGCCGTTGTCGGCGAGAATCTGTTGGGCGTGGGGCAGCAGTTTTTCCTTGAGGATCCGGTAGCAGTCGTCCTCGGTAAGTTGGCGGAAGAAGATCACGGCGTCGATGTGGTTGAGGAAGGGTGCGCCGAGGTGCTTCTCCAGCTCCAGACGGATGCGGTCCGGATCGCGCTCGGAGCCGCCCTCGCCGCCGTAGCCCACCGCCTCGGAGTTCTTGAACAGGTCGCGGAAGGCCGTCATGATGATGGTGGCGTCGGAGAAGTGGACGGGCTTGCCCTGCATGTCAACGTTCCAGCCCTGGGTGATGACCTTCTGGATCCATTCCCGGGTACGCAGGGCGGCCTTGTCGACGTTATCCAGCAGGATCACGCCGTTGGGCAGTTGTCGGACCAGATTGACCAGGCTGGGGCCGTCGCCGGCCAGGCGGGCCAGCTCCGTTTCCTGGTCGCCCAGGCCGAACTGCAGATCGATCAGGGCGGTCTCGCTGCCGAAGAAGAACTCGGCCAGGGTGGAGGCCATCTTGCTCTTGCCGCTGCCCGCCGGGCCGATGAACAGCAGGACGCCGTCGGGTCGCTTGGCCGAGATGTCGAACTTGCTTTTGGTGTAGCGGATGACGCCGGCGATGGTCTCGACGGCTTCTTCCTGCCCGATGACCCGCTCGTTGAGGTAATCCTCGAGGCGGCGGAACTTCTCCCGCATGTCGGCGGTGATCCCGGGGGAATCGATGCCGGTCATCTCGGCGATGGTCTCCTCGACCTCGGCCATGCGCACCTGGGGGGTGTGGTCGGTGCCGCCGCGCAGCAGGTAGGTTCGCGCCGCGGCCTGATCGAGCACGTCGATGGCCGCGTCGGGGAAGCGGCGGTTCTTGAGGTAGGTTCCGGCCAGGCGGATGCTGCCCTGGATGGCGGCCCGGGTGATCTTGACGTCGTGGTGCTCCTCCAGCTCGGCCGCCGACTCCTCGAGCATCGTCAGCGCCGCCTCCTCGTCGGGTTCCTGGACCCGCAGCAGGGTGAAGCGCCGACCCAGGGCCGGATCGCTCTCCACGTAGTTGAAGTAGCCCAGGGTGCTGGTGGCGGCGATGACCGTGGTCTTGGGATGGACGATCAGGCCCTTGACGACGTTGGCCAGGGCGGCGTTGAACTTGCCGCTCTCGTCGATGACGTAACGGTGGATGTCCTCGAGGTAGAGGACGGTCTTGCCGTCGGAGGTCTCGCGGCGCAGCTTCTCGACGCGCTCGCTGAAGGCCTCCAGGTTGTTGACCCCGGCGAACATCCGGTCGGGGTGGATGTAGAAGATGCGCAGGTCCCCGAGCCGTTCGGGGACGTCACCCTCGGCCAGGCGGATGGTGAACTGCTGGACGATGGTGTCCTTGCCGACCCCCGGTGGGCCGATCAGCAGGGGGTTGCGCTTGACCTTGTGCAGCAGGATCTCGGTCAGCCGGTTGGTCTCATCCTCGCGTCCGACCCGCCTGGGCAGCTCGCCCTTCTCGGCCAGGGCGCTCCAGTCGTCGCCGATCTGGCTGAGGATCGAGTTGGCCCGCTCCAGGGCGGCGATGAACTTCTGCGTCAGGATGTCGCGATCGATCCCCGCCTTGTTGAAGAAGGCCGCGATTTCCTCGCCGCCGCCCTTGACCGTGGCCACGAACAGGTGGTCGATGTTGACGCTGTCGGACTGTTGGGACTGAGCCAGGGCGTAGGAGGCGCTGAGCACCTCGCGGGTGCCCTGGGAAAGCTGGAGCTCCCGGGCGCCGGGGTCCTCCTCGGGGGCGTCGGCGATCAGCTCGTTCTGGGCCAGGCCGGCCAGGGCGACGACGTCCAGGCCGATACGGCTCAGGCTGGTCTTTTCGTT
This region includes:
- a CDS encoding AAA domain-containing protein, encoding MNQIPLADSAQAALQQAARFVPLEAELEPRQLMAALLINEKTSLSRIGLDVVALAGLAQNELIADAPEEDPGARELQLSQGTREVLSASYALAQSQQSDSVNIDHLFVATVKGGGEEIAAFFNKAGIDRDILTQKFIAALERANSILSQIGDDWSALAEKGELPRRVGREDETNRLTEILLHKVKRNPLLIGPPGVGKDTIVQQFTIRLAEGDVPERLGDLRIFYIHPDRMFAGVNNLEAFSERVEKLRRETSDGKTVLYLEDIHRYVIDESGKFNAALANVVKGLIVHPKTTVIAATSTLGYFNYVESDPALGRRFTLLRVQEPDEEAALTMLEESAAELEEHHDVKITRAAIQGSIRLAGTYLKNRRFPDAAIDVLDQAAARTYLLRGGTDHTPQVRMAEVEETIAEMTGIDSPGITADMREKFRRLEDYLNERVIGQEEAVETIAGVIRYTKSKFDISAKRPDGVLLFIGPAGSGKSKMASTLAEFFFGSETALIDLQFGLGDQETELARLAGDGPSLVNLVRQLPNGVILLDNVDKAALRTREWIQKVITQGWNVDMQGKPVHFSDATIIMTAFRDLFKNSEAVGYGGEGGSERDPDRIRLELEKHLGAPFLNHIDAVIFFRQLTEDDCYRILKEKLLPHAQQILADNGVSLEVTDQALRLVAQWGYSANFGANYLKNTFQRRVLVPATTRLYSGTADRNPKLRVLLRNGELIVQKARS
- a CDS encoding peptidoglycan DD-metalloendopeptidase family protein, with the translated sequence MGKLGRWLMSRRGITVKIVPHSEGQVRDRHLPYWLLLLIGLVAAAIITTLVVLGIRFAQQAVDEQRLLTLRERTVDQQEQLAMFQEQINKLENEVASLDELIERLQEINPNVDLQSPDILEALEQAFESSLPLEAVREGGAAGRQAIGRLVERARHLAEGLTAIEANLETDPALVRFTPSLRPVAGEDCYVTAGFGNRLSEYTGRTYFHRGIAITAPLGTPVLAPADGTVVSAEHEGNFGLKLIIDHGGYYRTVYTHLQRVYVQPGQQVTRAQPIATVGNTGRTFGPKLHYEVIKGGRNLNPARFFLPEPGV